One genomic segment of Helianthus annuus cultivar XRQ/B chromosome 14, HanXRQr2.0-SUNRISE, whole genome shotgun sequence includes these proteins:
- the LOC110908343 gene encoding transcription factor MYB60, producing the protein MGRPPCCDKVGIKKGPWTPEEDIILVTYIQEHGPGNWRSVPTNTGLLRCSKSCRLRWTNYLRPGIKRGNFTPHEEGMIVHLQALWGNKWAAIASYLPQRTDNDIKNYWNTHLKKKIKKLQSAFDSQMAPSDSTTYPPLSISTAGKSHQNMPSAKNAHHYPNIYASSTQNISRLLEGWMISSTPQKKLADQETNKECLNGLVEGVDFEFESVLAFDNGCWDKMMKSGDYYPKGGYGNNDKAACILHERKLQKQESLNNASLTFFDRWLLDESASQLDGAIEQQVN; encoded by the exons ATGGGGAGACCACCATGCTGTGATAAGGTTGGCATCAAGAAAGGTCCATGGACCCCTGAAGAAGACATCATTTTGGTCACTTACATCCAAGAACATGGTCCTGGAAACTGGAGATCAGTTCCTACAAACACAG GTTTGTTAAGGTGCAGCAAGAGTTGCAGACTGAGATGGACTAATTATCTAAGGCCGGGTATCAAAAGAGGCAACTTCACTCCACATGAAGAAGGGATGATAGTTCATCTCCAAGCATTGTGGGGTAACAA ATGGGCTGCAATCGCATCATATCTTCCACAACGAACAGATAACGATATCAAGAATTACTGGAACACACATTTGAAGAAGAAGATCAAGAAGTTGCAATCAGCATTCGATTCACAGATGGCGCCAAGTGATTCAACTACATACCCTCCTTTGTCAATATCAACAGCAGGCAAAAGCCACCAGAACATGCCAAGCGCAAAAAACGCTCACCATTATCCCAACATTTACGCTTCAAGCACTCAAAATATTTCAAGACTGTTAGAAGGATGGATGATATCATCAACTCCACAGAAGAAACTTGCTGATCAAGAAACAAACAAAGAGTGTCTGAACGGTCTTGTGGAAGGTGTTGACTTCGAATTCGAGTCTGTCCTTGCTTTTGATAACGGATGCTGGGACAAGATGATGAAGAGTGGGGATTATTATCCAAAAGGTGGGTATGGCAACAATGATAAGGCTGCATGCATTTTGCATGAAAGAAAGCTTCAGAAACAAGAAAGCCTGAACAATGCCTCTTTGACTTTCTTTGATAGATGGCTACTGGATGAATCTGCAAGTCAACTAGATGGAGCCATAGAACAGCAAGTAAACTAA